A window from Chitinophaga filiformis encodes these proteins:
- a CDS encoding nitroreductase family protein has protein sequence MNIIESLQWRYATKRMTGQQVPDKVMDNILESVRLAPSGIGLQPYEVFVITSQALKEKIYPIAFNQAAILECSHLLVFAPWDSYTPERINHVFDYLNASRGQSSSVSERQRQFALNYFAGLSQEQHFHHAAKQAHIGLGLAVAAAALQQIDATPMEGFNAAQLDELLQLPQKGLRSSMLMAIGYRSVANDWNLRLKKVRKPMEELITYL, from the coding sequence ATGAACATCATCGAATCGCTGCAGTGGCGTTATGCAACAAAGAGAATGACGGGGCAGCAAGTGCCGGACAAGGTCATGGACAACATCCTGGAATCTGTCAGACTGGCTCCCTCAGGTATCGGTCTTCAGCCCTATGAAGTATTTGTTATCACGTCACAGGCATTGAAAGAAAAGATTTACCCTATCGCATTTAACCAGGCAGCAATACTGGAATGTTCTCACCTGCTTGTTTTTGCCCCATGGGATAGTTATACGCCGGAGCGGATTAATCATGTATTTGATTACCTGAATGCAAGCCGTGGACAGTCTTCATCGGTATCAGAACGGCAACGGCAGTTTGCACTTAATTATTTCGCCGGCTTGTCGCAGGAACAGCATTTTCACCATGCTGCCAAACAGGCGCATATCGGATTGGGGCTTGCTGTAGCCGCCGCAGCCCTGCAGCAGATAGACGCAACGCCAATGGAAGGTTTTAACGCCGCTCAACTGGATGAATTATTACAACTTCCGCAAAAAGGCCTTAGAAGTTCTATGCTGATGGCGATAGGGTACAGGTCCGTAGCCAACGACTGGAACCTTCGGCTGAAGAAAGTGAGGAAGCCAATGGAAGAACTGATCACCTATCTGTAA
- a CDS encoding alpha/beta fold hydrolase, producing MKQIMKHIPRVVFGIVFFIALSASVELMAQKQNHQSISDESLVAQLPGFKNGYATINSVRLHYVTGGKGKVLVLLSGWPQTWWSFHKMMPALQQHYTVIAVDYRGMGTSGRPAGGYDKKTVAGDIAGLLKSLGYQQVFVAGHDIGAQVAFSLAANYPDLVEKLVMIDVPHPDETFAAIPMLPAPGTPTDKLDPARPYVWWFAFNQLNGLPEELVAGRAAVFQKTVFHYLLKDDSSMSSFDRAVYAATYNSKEAIHAGNAWYQAFPQDIEDYKDYAMLKMPVLGIGGPGYDWLKYALPKKAADVKLVKVENSGHFLPEEQPDVTVREIEQFLN from the coding sequence ATGAAACAAATCATGAAACATATTCCCCGTGTTGTATTTGGGATTGTCTTTTTTATAGCCTTATCTGCATCAGTTGAGCTAATGGCGCAGAAACAAAATCACCAATCGATCTCAGATGAATCATTGGTGGCACAATTACCCGGTTTTAAAAATGGTTATGCAACCATCAATAGTGTCCGGTTACACTATGTGACCGGTGGCAAAGGAAAGGTGTTGGTGTTACTGTCAGGTTGGCCGCAAACGTGGTGGTCATTTCATAAAATGATGCCTGCATTGCAGCAGCATTACACTGTTATCGCTGTAGACTACCGTGGCATGGGCACTTCTGGCCGGCCGGCCGGTGGATATGATAAAAAGACAGTAGCAGGAGATATAGCTGGCTTACTGAAGTCGCTGGGGTATCAGCAGGTATTTGTTGCCGGTCATGATATTGGTGCACAGGTGGCATTTAGCCTGGCAGCTAATTATCCGGACCTGGTCGAAAAGCTGGTGATGATTGACGTGCCTCACCCGGACGAAACGTTTGCTGCTATCCCGATGCTTCCGGCTCCCGGCACCCCCACAGATAAGCTGGACCCTGCACGTCCATATGTCTGGTGGTTTGCATTTAATCAACTTAACGGTCTTCCCGAAGAATTGGTGGCAGGGCGTGCGGCAGTTTTTCAAAAGACGGTGTTCCACTACCTGTTAAAGGATGACAGTTCAATGTCCTCATTTGACCGGGCAGTATATGCGGCTACGTATAACAGCAAGGAAGCCATTCACGCAGGAAATGCCTGGTATCAGGCTTTTCCACAGGATATAGAAGACTATAAGGACTATGCCATGCTGAAAATGCCGGTGCTGGGTATAGGAGGTCCAGGCTATGACTGGCTGAAATATGCCTTACCTAAAAAGGCCGCCGATGTGAAGCTCGTAAAAGTGGAAAATTCCGGGCACTTTTTACCGGAGGAACAGCCGGATGTAACAGTTAGAGAGATAGAACAGTTTTTAAATTGA
- a CDS encoding VOC family protein gives MKQNGFLKAAGFVLLMMLFAGSAQSQNKVSLLGVDHFGINVPDLQQAVNFFTDVLDFKVVTQIGPVPLDSNWKEANHMNQATGPVTIKMTRAGDGANIELFYYDKNKGSTTQPGGDDIGATHIAFYTADIKASIAYLKSKGVTFLGEPFTMPVGDTEGETWVYFLTPWGSKMELVTYPNGKGYEKHNPGVKLWSPKNVPVKLSAADTLSKGQLQQLATRHLEIWNNTAAAARLAGLASLYTANVLFVDASYVSTGQEGLNTFIGNLQQSHPGFRFSLARIEANHNMVRLFWNYGDKAHPSLVKGVDIITVEQGKIKSLYAFLDTVSK, from the coding sequence ATGAAACAAAATGGATTTCTTAAAGCGGCAGGCTTTGTGCTGTTAATGATGCTCTTTGCCGGCAGCGCTCAATCACAAAACAAGGTCAGTTTACTGGGCGTTGACCATTTCGGCATCAATGTTCCTGATTTACAACAGGCAGTTAATTTCTTTACAGATGTACTGGACTTTAAGGTAGTGACACAGATTGGACCTGTACCCTTAGATAGTAACTGGAAAGAAGCCAATCACATGAACCAGGCCACTGGCCCCGTAACCATAAAAATGACCCGGGCTGGCGATGGCGCTAACATTGAACTGTTCTATTATGATAAAAATAAGGGCAGTACAACACAGCCTGGTGGTGATGATATTGGCGCTACACACATCGCTTTTTACACAGCTGATATAAAGGCCAGCATCGCGTACCTGAAGTCGAAAGGTGTGACATTCCTTGGGGAGCCCTTCACCATGCCGGTAGGCGATACCGAAGGAGAAACATGGGTTTACTTCCTGACGCCATGGGGTTCTAAAATGGAGTTGGTGACTTATCCTAACGGCAAAGGATATGAGAAACACAATCCCGGTGTTAAACTCTGGTCACCCAAAAACGTTCCCGTAAAACTTTCTGCAGCAGATACGCTCAGCAAAGGACAGCTTCAACAGCTCGCAACCAGGCACCTGGAAATCTGGAATAACACAGCTGCCGCTGCCCGTCTTGCAGGATTGGCCTCCCTTTATACTGCCAATGTACTTTTCGTAGATGCGTCCTATGTATCCACCGGTCAGGAAGGGCTGAATACATTTATTGGCAATCTGCAGCAGTCTCATCCCGGTTTCCGTTTTTCACTTGCCAGGATCGAGGCAAATCATAATATGGTACGGCTGTTCTGGAACTATGGCGATAAGGCCCACCCGTCGCTTGTAAAAGGCGTCGACATTATCACTGTTGAACAGGGCAAAATTAAATCGCTGTATGCATTCCTGGATACGGTAAGTAAATAA
- a CDS encoding nuclear transport factor 2 family protein, producing MATQLSNEQIIRNLYQAAEVQDSKLFASMFTPDGYFWDVSAGKKYYGEDIGLTVDIYAKAFPDMHRELLRVYVKDEENMVMVELTLNGTHNGPLELPIGTIPATGKTINTPCADFFYLENGKVKFFHCYTAATILFGQIGLLEKLK from the coding sequence ATGGCAACACAACTAAGTAATGAACAGATCATCCGCAACCTTTATCAGGCAGCAGAAGTGCAGGATTCAAAATTATTTGCGTCTATGTTTACTCCTGATGGTTATTTCTGGGACGTTTCTGCCGGAAAGAAATATTATGGTGAAGACATAGGGCTCACTGTTGATATTTATGCAAAAGCATTTCCTGATATGCATCGCGAGTTACTCAGGGTATATGTGAAAGACGAGGAGAATATGGTAATGGTAGAGCTGACATTGAATGGCACGCACAATGGGCCTTTGGAGCTTCCGATCGGTACAATACCAGCTACGGGTAAGACCATTAATACGCCATGTGCGGACTTCTTTTACCTGGAAAATGGCAAGGTCAAATTTTTCCATTGCTATACCGCAGCCACTATATTGTTTGGACAGATTGGTCTGCTGGAAAAATTGAAATAA